Proteins encoded by one window of Phosphitispora fastidiosa:
- a CDS encoding TIGR00266 family protein encodes MADVIDYKIYGDDMQMVEIELDPQEGVRAEAGMMMYMEDGIAMQTGTGGGLFSGFKRMVTGESFFITTFMNSGSKKANVGFAAPYPGKIIPLDLDKLGGTFLCQKDSFLCAANGIDIEVAFTKKLGAGLFGGEGFILQKLTGNGLAFIHSGGTIVERNLAAGESLRVDTGCLVGFSPSVDYDIQFVGGFKNALFGGEGVFLARVTGPGLVYLQTLPFSRMADRIKAAAGGARNEGGSTINAGNLIGSFFGKD; translated from the coding sequence ATGGCTGATGTAATCGATTACAAGATTTATGGTGATGACATGCAGATGGTGGAAATTGAACTTGACCCTCAGGAGGGGGTGCGTGCCGAAGCCGGGATGATGATGTATATGGAAGACGGGATTGCCATGCAGACAGGTACCGGAGGCGGGCTGTTCAGCGGTTTCAAGAGAATGGTAACAGGTGAAAGCTTTTTCATCACCACATTTATGAACAGTGGCTCCAAAAAGGCAAATGTCGGTTTTGCAGCCCCGTATCCCGGAAAGATTATTCCTCTTGACCTGGATAAGCTGGGAGGGACTTTCCTTTGTCAGAAGGACAGCTTCCTGTGTGCCGCCAATGGAATTGACATTGAGGTGGCCTTTACTAAGAAGCTTGGAGCCGGACTGTTCGGCGGTGAGGGCTTTATCCTGCAAAAGCTGACAGGGAACGGATTGGCATTTATTCATTCTGGGGGCACAATTGTGGAACGAAACCTGGCTGCAGGAGAATCTCTTAGAGTGGATACCGGGTGTCTGGTCGGCTTCTCGCCATCGGTAGATTATGACATTCAGTTTGTCGGTGGATTTAAGAACGCCCTGTTTGGCGGCGAAGGTGTCTTCCTGGCACGGGTTACGGGACCGGGACTGGTTTACCTGCAGACCCTACCCTTTTCCAGGATGGCTGACCGGATTAAGGCAGCAGCAGGAGGGGCCCGTAACGAAGGTGGCTCAACTATAAATGCGGGGAACCTGATTGGATCGTTTTTTGGCAAGGACTGA
- a CDS encoding CoA-binding protein, producing the protein MDFESIETIAVVGLSNKPDRSSYCVAKYLQDCGYRIIPVNPTVDSVLGEKAYPDIDSIPADIVVDVVDIFRKSEAVMPFVRQAVNRGDVRVIWMQEGVFNEGAAEAARNSGLEVVMDKCILKAHQKCSLNY; encoded by the coding sequence ATGGATTTTGAGTCCATTGAGACCATTGCTGTTGTCGGACTTTCCAATAAGCCCGACAGGTCCAGCTACTGTGTAGCCAAGTATCTGCAGGATTGCGGATACCGGATTATTCCGGTTAATCCCACAGTTGACAGTGTCCTCGGAGAGAAGGCCTATCCTGATATAGATTCCATCCCGGCAGATATTGTTGTTGATGTGGTCGACATTTTTCGCAAATCCGAAGCTGTAATGCCCTTTGTCAGACAAGCGGTAAACAGGGGTGATGTCAGAGTCATCTGGATGCAGGAAGGTGTTTTTAATGAAGGAGCGGCTGAAGCTGCGCGAAATTCCGGACTTGAAGTGGTAATGGATAAATGCATCCTCAAGGCACACCAGAAGTGCAGCCTGAATTATTAA
- the scpB gene encoding SMC-Scp complex subunit ScpB produces MGLMFPRETKAIIECLLFVSKEPLTLKDMAQVLEMPENEIKVLADELMSQYTNDSRGININLVANGYQMCTRPEMAGYIEKLYKPQGTHGLSKAALETLAIVAYKQPITRAEIEAIRGVKVDSAIGTLAEKNLVREVGRKEGPGRPMLFGTTPSFLRYFGLQDLSGLPDPDEFTRRHGGGEADNSGEEIITGEEGEEDGF; encoded by the coding sequence ATGGGCCTGATGTTCCCCCGGGAAACGAAAGCCATAATTGAATGCCTGCTGTTTGTATCAAAAGAGCCGCTGACTCTAAAGGATATGGCTCAGGTACTGGAGATGCCCGAGAATGAAATCAAAGTCCTGGCAGATGAACTCATGTCCCAATATACCAATGACAGCCGGGGCATTAACATAAACCTCGTTGCCAATGGGTATCAGATGTGTACCAGACCGGAAATGGCAGGTTATATTGAAAAACTTTATAAGCCTCAGGGGACACACGGACTTTCAAAAGCAGCCCTGGAGACCTTGGCCATAGTTGCCTATAAGCAGCCCATAACCAGGGCGGAAATTGAGGCTATCAGGGGTGTGAAGGTCGATAGCGCCATTGGAACACTGGCAGAAAAGAATCTGGTAAGAGAAGTAGGCCGGAAGGAAGGCCCCGGGAGGCCGATGTTGTTTGGGACAACACCGAGTTTCCTCAGGTATTTTGGTTTACAGGATCTTTCCGGATTGCCTGACCCCGACGAGTTTACCAGGCGTCATGGCGGCGGTGAAGCAGACAATTCCGGTGAAGAAATAATAACAGGTGAGGAAGGTGAAGAGGATGGATTTTGA
- a CDS encoding segregation and condensation protein A: MAYQIKLEVFEGPFDLLFHLLEKNEVDIYDIPIAKITAQYLEYITAIQMLDLEVASEFLVMAASLLAIKARMLLPKPPVEDEEALEEYDPRDELVEKLLEYKKFKVMADFFQEKETLMNRVYTRPNEEEMFYHLFREENPLEGINMSTLLEALQEVLERTVDRELTGEIPRDEVTTRDKMKEIMRRLFFHNRGIAFKDLFHPRVTRVEVIVTFLALLELIKLGRIRAYQSRAFGEIMIYSRENDTAEA; encoded by the coding sequence TTGGCCTACCAGATCAAGCTGGAAGTGTTTGAGGGCCCGTTTGACCTCCTGTTTCACCTGTTGGAAAAAAACGAAGTTGACATCTATGATATCCCCATCGCGAAAATTACCGCACAATACCTGGAATACATTACTGCTATACAGATGCTGGATCTCGAAGTTGCCAGCGAGTTCCTGGTAATGGCGGCAAGCCTCCTGGCAATCAAGGCCAGAATGCTGCTGCCCAAACCGCCGGTTGAGGATGAAGAGGCTCTGGAAGAATATGACCCCAGGGATGAACTGGTGGAAAAGCTTCTGGAATACAAAAAATTCAAGGTAATGGCTGACTTCTTTCAGGAAAAAGAGACTTTAATGAACAGGGTTTATACCCGGCCAAATGAAGAGGAAATGTTTTATCACCTCTTTCGGGAGGAAAACCCTCTTGAAGGGATAAACATGTCCACCCTCCTGGAAGCGCTGCAAGAAGTGCTGGAGCGGACAGTTGACCGGGAACTGACCGGCGAGATTCCAAGGGATGAAGTAACTACAAGGGACAAAATGAAGGAAATTATGCGCAGGCTGTTTTTTCACAACCGGGGAATTGCTTTTAAGGACCTGTTCCACCCCAGGGTTACCAGAGTAGAGGTGATTGTAACGTTTCTGGCCCTTCTGGAGTTGATTAAGCTTGGCCGGATAAGGGCATATCAGTCCAGGGCCTTTGGGGAGATAATGATTTACAGCAGAGAGAATGATACTGCCGAAGCCTAG
- a CDS encoding site-2 protease family protein, with the protein MFFDIQTMIYILPALLLGLTLHEFAHAYVASRLGDPTARNLGRLTINPLKHLDPLGTIFLLFFHFGWAKPVPVNPFHFKGDRQRGMLWVSLAGPATNLLIAVVTVLLWRIMMPQGEVIQRILHLIVYINIILAVFNIIPVPPLDGSKILAGILPHKYSHIIYNLEKYGFVILILMMVFGVIDAFLMPIVGFVYDLLFKLAGF; encoded by the coding sequence TTGTTTTTTGACATCCAGACCATGATATATATCCTGCCGGCCCTGCTGCTGGGGCTTACCCTGCATGAGTTTGCCCATGCCTATGTGGCCTCCAGACTTGGAGACCCCACTGCCAGGAACCTGGGCAGGCTTACCATAAACCCATTAAAGCACCTGGACCCTCTGGGGACCATATTTCTGCTGTTTTTTCATTTTGGATGGGCTAAACCGGTGCCGGTAAACCCGTTTCATTTCAAAGGTGACAGGCAGCGGGGCATGCTCTGGGTGTCCCTTGCCGGACCGGCTACAAATTTGCTGATAGCTGTGGTAACGGTACTTTTATGGAGGATAATGATGCCTCAGGGTGAAGTTATCCAGAGGATTCTTCATCTTATCGTGTACATTAATATTATCCTGGCGGTTTTCAATATTATTCCGGTTCCGCCGTTGGACGGGTCAAAAATTTTGGCCGGGATTCTGCCACACAAATATAGTCATATAATATACAACCTGGAAAAATACGGTTTCGTAATCCTGATTCTAATGATGGTTTTTGGAGTGATAGATGCTTTCCTGATGCCAATAGTAGGATTTGTTTATGATTTGCTGTTTAAACTGGCAGGGTTTTAA
- a CDS encoding CBS domain-containing protein — protein MEIIVSHNNTDFDGLASMIAAKKLFPDAELVYSGKLHRNVREFMSLHKDTFNFRLARDIALKEVTRLILVDTKGISRIGEVREVLKNPEIEVYIYDHHPASADDLKGSLEVIEEVGAATTLLVEIMKKQGLEINSFEATVFALGIYEDTDCLTFTSTTSRDAEAVAYLLSHGAKLPVVSEFIDRPLSEQQKNLLNKLIVASESYDINGVKILITSGEIGEYVGGLALLVHKMVDVSNADVAIAAVLMDDRVHIVGRSHDRVVDVSRILAGFNGGGHAMAASATVRDGNVETIINKIKTLLQEHVRPEVAAENIMSAPVKTVTLDTTIEEAGKILLRYGHTGLPVVDGQKMAGIISRRDIDKAKHHGLGHAPVKGFMSRRVITISGKTTLPEIQHLMIDHNIGRLPVVNNGRIEGIVSRTDVLRSLHGEHYPEKYERIYNITQVSTGNGSDNLKLLMAANLSGPIRDLLGQISYLADRSGYRVFAVGGFVRDLILGVENLDIDLVVEGDGPGFARSLAEFLCGRVRVHNKFGTAMVILHNNFRVDVATARTEYYEYPAALPKVEVSSLKQDLYRRDFTINAMALTLSARNFGKLVDYFGGRRDLEEGIIRVLYNLSFVEDPTRILRAVRFEQRYGFRIETQTLSLIKRAIKAKMLAKLSADRVREELKHILGEASPTGAILRMSELNIWPFILPAANTDQESLSILKKLPFAMEFVSSTGGGLKLNTWVLYLGVLVRETGCRISLIDEKLRMSREEQRKMSELLCLCPEVVKRLSGRKPMKMSEIASAVRELSGEGFAFILAVAGEEVVTERLKNYLARAGHNKLLISGEDIKRLGYQPAPYFKDALDAVRDARLDGAVATREDEIRFVAEFLDGLGVSKIQ, from the coding sequence ATGGAGATAATAGTCAGCCACAATAATACGGATTTTGATGGACTGGCTTCAATGATAGCAGCCAAAAAACTGTTTCCTGATGCCGAACTGGTTTACAGTGGGAAACTACACCGTAATGTGAGAGAATTCATGTCCCTGCATAAGGATACTTTTAATTTCCGGCTGGCCCGGGATATTGCTCTTAAAGAAGTGACCAGGCTTATTCTGGTAGATACCAAAGGCATTTCCCGGATTGGAGAAGTGCGTGAGGTTCTCAAGAATCCTGAAATCGAAGTATACATATATGACCACCACCCGGCTTCGGCTGATGACCTGAAAGGTTCCCTGGAAGTAATTGAGGAAGTTGGTGCAGCCACTACTTTATTGGTTGAAATAATGAAAAAACAGGGCCTTGAAATAAACTCTTTTGAGGCCACGGTTTTTGCTCTGGGAATTTATGAGGATACGGACTGCCTGACCTTTACCAGTACCACCTCCAGGGACGCGGAGGCTGTTGCTTATTTGCTGTCACATGGGGCCAAGCTGCCGGTGGTTTCCGAGTTTATTGACAGACCACTGTCTGAGCAGCAAAAAAACCTTTTAAACAAACTCATTGTAGCTTCAGAGTCATATGATATAAACGGGGTGAAAATCCTTATCACCAGTGGAGAAATTGGGGAATATGTCGGGGGACTGGCCTTATTGGTGCACAAGATGGTTGATGTCTCAAATGCGGATGTGGCTATAGCAGCCGTCCTTATGGATGACCGGGTCCATATTGTGGGCCGGAGTCACGACCGGGTGGTAGATGTGTCCAGAATACTGGCCGGTTTTAACGGCGGCGGGCATGCCATGGCGGCATCGGCAACTGTCAGGGACGGAAATGTTGAGACTATTATCAATAAAATAAAAACCCTGCTGCAGGAGCATGTGAGACCGGAAGTAGCAGCAGAGAATATTATGTCTGCTCCTGTGAAAACTGTTACACTTGACACAACTATTGAAGAAGCAGGCAAGATATTGCTGCGGTACGGTCATACAGGACTTCCTGTGGTTGACGGGCAGAAAATGGCCGGGATTATTTCCCGGCGTGATATTGATAAGGCCAAACACCACGGACTTGGCCATGCTCCGGTAAAAGGCTTTATGTCACGGAGGGTAATCACAATTTCCGGAAAAACCACCCTTCCTGAAATCCAGCACCTGATGATTGACCATAACATAGGAAGGCTTCCTGTAGTCAACAATGGCCGTATTGAAGGAATAGTATCCCGGACAGATGTCTTAAGGTCCCTTCACGGTGAACACTACCCCGAAAAGTATGAGCGGATATATAATATCACCCAGGTGTCAACCGGCAACGGTTCCGATAACCTGAAGCTTCTTATGGCAGCCAATCTTTCTGGCCCCATCAGGGACCTGCTGGGACAGATCAGCTACCTGGCAGACCGCAGCGGGTACCGTGTGTTTGCGGTCGGCGGGTTCGTCAGAGACCTTATCCTGGGAGTGGAAAACCTGGATATTGATTTGGTGGTTGAAGGGGACGGACCTGGTTTTGCCCGTTCTCTGGCAGAGTTCCTCTGTGGGAGAGTCAGGGTCCATAACAAGTTCGGTACAGCTATGGTGATCCTTCATAATAATTTCCGGGTCGATGTGGCCACCGCGCGGACTGAATATTACGAATACCCGGCGGCGCTGCCAAAAGTAGAGGTATCATCATTGAAACAGGACCTCTACCGGCGTGACTTTACCATTAACGCCATGGCTTTAACTCTCAGCGCCAGGAATTTCGGCAAACTGGTGGATTATTTTGGCGGCAGGCGTGACCTTGAAGAAGGAATTATCAGGGTTCTGTATAATCTTAGTTTTGTAGAGGATCCTACCAGAATACTGAGGGCAGTCCGTTTTGAGCAGAGATATGGGTTCAGGATTGAAACCCAGACCCTTTCCTTGATAAAAAGGGCTATTAAGGCCAAAATGCTGGCAAAGCTGTCGGCAGACAGGGTCAGGGAAGAACTGAAACATATTCTTGGTGAAGCTTCACCGACGGGCGCTATTCTCAGGATGAGTGAACTGAATATATGGCCTTTTATTCTTCCCGCTGCCAACACTGACCAGGAGTCTCTGAGTATCCTGAAAAAGCTGCCCTTTGCCATGGAATTTGTCAGCTCTACAGGTGGCGGCCTGAAGTTGAATACATGGGTCCTGTACCTGGGGGTACTGGTAAGGGAAACCGGATGCCGGATTTCCCTGATTGATGAAAAACTCAGGATGAGCAGGGAAGAACAGCGGAAAATGAGTGAACTGCTGTGCCTCTGCCCTGAGGTTGTGAAACGGCTTTCCGGCAGGAAACCGATGAAGATGAGTGAAATCGCCTCAGCAGTACGGGAACTATCGGGCGAGGGATTTGCCTTTATCCTGGCAGTTGCCGGGGAGGAGGTTGTCACGGAACGGCTGAAAAATTATCTGGCCCGTGCCGGACACAATAAATTGTTAATAAGCGGAGAAGATATAAAGAGGCTGGGATATCAGCCGGCGCCTTATTTTAAAGATGCCCTTGATGCCGTTAGGGATGCCCGGCTTGACGGCGCAGTTGCCACCAGGGAGGACGAAATTAGATTTGTTGCTGAATTTCTCGACGGGCTGGGGGTCAGCAAGATCCAGTAA
- the lysA gene encoding diaminopimelate decarboxylase, with protein MKLHGTMRINDKGHLEVGGCDTVELAREFGTPLYVMDENHLRDNCRQYYEAFTGTYPDSLVIYASKAFLTLAMCRLIESEGLGLDVVSGGELYTALKAGFPPELIYFHGNNKSTEELRMALEAGIGRIVADNMQELDKINELSDRMHTRTDVLIRVTPGIEAHTHEYIQTGQIDSKFGLVVSNGQALEGIKKALECNHINLIGLHCHIGSQIFELESYQHTAEVMMEFLIKVYRETGHRFAELNLGGGFGIYYASGDKPASIKTYAAMVMETIRQQCEENQYPMPKVIIEPGRSIVGTAGVTLYTVGTVKDIPGVRKYVAVDGGMTDNPRPALYQARYEAILANKADSRKMEEVSIAGKCCESGDMLIWDLHVPEVQPGDILAVSSTGAYNYSMSSNYNRLGKPAVVFVRDGRADLVVKRETFDDIVRNDVLPERMKKGLPKTKAELKISG; from the coding sequence GTGAAATTGCACGGGACTATGCGGATTAATGATAAGGGACACCTGGAGGTTGGCGGATGTGATACTGTTGAACTTGCCAGGGAATTTGGCACACCTTTGTATGTCATGGATGAAAACCATTTGCGGGACAACTGCAGGCAGTATTATGAGGCCTTTACCGGAACGTATCCGGACTCTCTGGTCATTTATGCCAGTAAGGCTTTTCTTACCCTGGCAATGTGCAGGCTCATTGAATCTGAGGGATTAGGGCTTGATGTGGTGTCAGGAGGGGAATTGTATACTGCTCTTAAAGCCGGTTTCCCTCCGGAATTAATTTATTTTCACGGCAACAACAAGTCAACTGAAGAACTGCGCATGGCTCTGGAGGCAGGTATTGGAAGAATTGTTGCCGACAATATGCAGGAACTGGATAAAATCAACGAGTTATCAGACAGGATGCATACCAGGACCGATGTGCTTATCAGGGTGACCCCGGGGATAGAGGCACATACACATGAATACATTCAGACGGGACAGATTGACTCCAAATTTGGCCTTGTTGTCAGCAATGGTCAGGCCCTTGAAGGGATTAAAAAGGCCCTGGAGTGTAATCACATCAACCTGATTGGGCTGCACTGCCATATAGGTTCTCAGATATTTGAACTGGAATCATACCAGCATACGGCTGAAGTTATGATGGAATTCCTGATAAAAGTTTACCGGGAAACAGGGCACAGGTTTGCTGAGCTTAACCTGGGAGGCGGTTTCGGGATATATTATGCTTCAGGAGATAAACCGGCAAGTATTAAGACTTATGCTGCCATGGTGATGGAGACAATCAGACAGCAGTGTGAGGAAAACCAGTATCCGATGCCCAAGGTCATTATTGAACCGGGCCGATCCATTGTGGGAACTGCAGGAGTTACCCTTTACACTGTGGGGACTGTCAAGGATATTCCCGGTGTCAGGAAATATGTTGCTGTTGACGGGGGAATGACAGATAATCCCAGACCGGCGCTCTACCAGGCGCGTTATGAGGCGATACTGGCCAATAAGGCTGACAGCCGGAAGATGGAAGAGGTATCGATAGCCGGAAAATGCTGTGAGTCAGGTGATATGCTGATTTGGGACCTGCATGTGCCTGAAGTCCAACCGGGCGATATTCTGGCGGTTTCCAGCACCGGGGCATATAACTATTCCATGTCCAGCAACTACAACAGGCTGGGCAAGCCTGCGGTGGTTTTTGTCAGGGACGGCCGGGCCGACCTTGTAGTGAAAAGGGAAACCTTTGATGATATCGTGAGAAATGATGTCCTGCCGGAAAGAATGAAAAAAGGACTGCCCAAAACAAAGGCAGAATTAAAAATATCAGGTTAA
- a CDS encoding ArnT family glycosyltransferase, translating to MKSYNQNILKSSGKVYQGSSAPRWSARELALLGLILLLALGLRFYFLLGIEQPGPFSDGQNYNLMVRQLLDKKIYGYHSESPNTYVTPGFPMFLALVYIVHGYSPDSPVTAVRIYQALMMTAAAGLVHLLARRICSKPGAMTAALVAAVYPPLIWSTSAFLTESLFTFLFLAYIYTIILALDQDSMAATGISGIFFGAAVLTKPQLAPFFFVPFVLARFQQKTRNTLKMFLVFSVFFILLMTPWWIRNYLTFHQLILTATQTGNPLLAGTDPYYRLGVEKLFAGVNPEDQTTHALNRIVSGFKNETLLYLKWFTIEKFSIMFREPWLRFTGNFLLGLKIIHLPVVILGWVGLLAGLRKPPLKVLAAAVIMLTLIQLVFLPLPRYVFPLMPLLIISSVHLIEQIWETVRFIQVNY from the coding sequence ATGAAGTCATATAATCAAAATATCCTGAAATCATCAGGAAAAGTATATCAGGGGTCATCTGCGCCACGCTGGAGCGCCAGAGAGTTAGCGCTGCTTGGTTTGATACTCCTGCTAGCCCTTGGCCTGAGGTTCTATTTTTTATTAGGAATAGAGCAGCCCGGACCATTCAGCGACGGGCAAAACTATAACCTCATGGTAAGGCAGCTCCTTGACAAAAAAATCTACGGTTATCATTCAGAATCTCCCAATACGTATGTTACCCCTGGATTCCCCATGTTTCTGGCCCTGGTTTACATAGTTCACGGCTATTCCCCGGACAGTCCGGTTACCGCAGTCCGCATCTACCAGGCCTTAATGATGACAGCCGCAGCAGGCCTTGTTCACCTGCTAGCCCGCCGCATATGCAGCAAGCCCGGCGCAATGACTGCTGCTCTGGTGGCAGCAGTATACCCGCCGCTAATCTGGAGTACCAGCGCTTTTTTGACTGAATCACTTTTTACTTTTTTATTCTTGGCATATATATATACAATAATCCTGGCCCTGGATCAGGACTCTATGGCTGCCACCGGAATCAGCGGTATCTTTTTCGGCGCCGCGGTGCTGACAAAGCCCCAGTTGGCGCCGTTTTTCTTCGTTCCCTTTGTTCTGGCCCGGTTTCAGCAAAAGACAAGGAACACCTTAAAAATGTTCCTTGTCTTCAGTGTGTTCTTTATTCTGTTAATGACACCATGGTGGATAAGAAATTACCTTACTTTTCATCAGTTGATTCTTACCGCGACCCAGACCGGCAACCCGCTCCTGGCGGGTACAGACCCCTATTACCGGCTGGGTGTTGAAAAACTCTTTGCAGGTGTCAATCCCGAAGACCAGACCACACATGCCCTGAACCGGATTGTCAGCGGTTTTAAAAATGAAACCTTATTATACCTGAAATGGTTTACAATCGAGAAATTCAGTATCATGTTCCGGGAACCCTGGCTGCGATTTACAGGTAATTTTTTGCTTGGTCTGAAAATAATCCACCTGCCTGTAGTGATCCTCGGCTGGGTGGGACTTTTGGCAGGGTTACGGAAACCTCCGCTAAAGGTTCTTGCCGCTGCCGTCATCATGCTTACTCTGATTCAGCTTGTCTTTCTGCCGCTGCCCAGATATGTATTTCCATTAATGCCTTTATTGATAATAAGCTCAGTACACCTCATTGAACAAATTTGGGAGACAGTGCGTTTTATCCAGGTCAATTATTGA
- a CDS encoding ABC transporter ATP-binding protein — protein sequence MGNDSLIGREEPGKLRISDVSKTFTGGIQNLAALEKVSMEIDEGDFVCILGPSGCGKTTLLRCVAGLEKPDSGEIVLGETPVRGPGPDRIVVFQDFDQLLPWKTVKENVAFPLKVNKKASEKEIRDTVKQNLALVGLNEFENYYPHQLSGGMKQRAAIARALTVHPKVLLMDEPFASVDSLTRMSLQNELIKIWEKFHPTIVFITHNVEEAVILGSRIAVMSSRPGTIKKVITNELPRPRTVGSAGFSEKWNELNNLLVNN from the coding sequence ATGGGGAATGATAGCCTGATAGGACGGGAGGAACCCGGGAAACTAAGAATTTCAGATGTCAGTAAAACGTTTACCGGCGGCATTCAAAACCTGGCTGCTTTGGAAAAAGTCAGTATGGAAATAGATGAAGGTGACTTTGTATGTATCCTGGGACCCTCCGGCTGTGGTAAAACAACGCTTTTACGCTGTGTTGCCGGGCTGGAAAAACCGGACAGCGGAGAAATAGTACTGGGAGAAACTCCTGTCCGGGGCCCCGGCCCTGACCGGATAGTTGTCTTTCAGGATTTTGACCAACTGCTGCCATGGAAAACGGTAAAGGAAAATGTCGCGTTTCCCTTAAAAGTTAATAAGAAGGCCTCGGAAAAGGAAATCAGGGACACCGTGAAACAAAATCTGGCTCTTGTCGGCTTGAATGAATTTGAAAATTATTATCCACATCAGCTATCCGGGGGGATGAAGCAGCGAGCTGCCATCGCGCGAGCCCTTACAGTACATCCGAAAGTCCTTTTGATGGACGAGCCTTTTGCCAGTGTTGATTCCCTGACAAGGATGTCGCTCCAGAATGAACTGATTAAAATATGGGAAAAATTTCACCCGACAATTGTTTTTATTACACACAATGTTGAGGAGGCAGTGATCCTGGGCAGCAGGATTGCAGTAATGAGCAGCCGTCCCGGTACGATTAAAAAAGTTATCACAAATGAACTGCCAAGGCCTCGGACGGTTGGAAGTGCGGGTTTCAGCGAAAAGTGGAATGAGTTGAATAATTTGTTGGTCAATAATTGA
- a CDS encoding ABC transporter permease produces the protein MKKKFINRLIFIIGLSVLWEGTVRSGIFPKAERLFPSLVDIFKALAEVTASGELFGLMGYSLYLIVLGLFIGLVLALVLSILAMSSQTIASFVDTAVTIMHPLPGIALLPLAILWFGTGQEPIIFIIVHAILWPMILNIMAGFKAIPAIYREVGQNIGLSGPRLAISIMLPAAFPYLLAGLKIGWARSWRALIAAEMIFGTSGTQGGLGWYIYQQRYFINVSGVFAALIVIMVIGILIEDILFGLIERKTVKKWGMIA, from the coding sequence ATGAAAAAGAAATTTATCAATAGGTTAATATTTATCATTGGCTTGTCCGTGCTATGGGAAGGTACTGTCAGGTCCGGAATTTTTCCCAAAGCTGAACGGTTATTTCCTTCATTGGTGGATATTTTCAAGGCTCTTGCAGAGGTTACTGCCAGTGGCGAATTATTCGGGTTAATGGGATATTCTCTTTACCTGATCGTCTTGGGATTGTTTATTGGTCTGGTTCTGGCTCTGGTTTTGTCAATTCTGGCTATGTCATCACAGACAATAGCAAGTTTTGTCGATACGGCAGTTACCATTATGCACCCCCTGCCCGGAATAGCGTTGCTGCCTCTGGCAATACTGTGGTTTGGCACAGGCCAGGAACCTATTATATTTATAATAGTACACGCCATATTATGGCCTATGATTCTCAACATCATGGCCGGTTTCAAAGCTATACCTGCCATTTACAGGGAAGTAGGACAAAATATCGGACTGTCAGGCCCGAGACTGGCCATATCAATTATGCTGCCGGCGGCATTTCCCTACCTGCTGGCAGGACTTAAGATTGGGTGGGCGCGGTCCTGGCGGGCCCTGATAGCTGCAGAGATGATTTTTGGAACCTCTGGAACCCAGGGCGGCCTGGGCTGGTACATTTACCAACAGAGGTATTTTATCAACGTTTCCGGTGTTTTTGCAGCACTGATTGTGATTATGGTTATTGGGATACTTATTGAAGATATCTTATTTGGATTAATAGAAAGGAAAACGGTAAAAAAATGGGGAATGATAGCCTGA